In Gemmatimonadota bacterium, the DNA window GCGCTGGACCGGGTCCACGAGGAGGCCTTGTTCCCGGCCGTGCTGGCGGACCGAAACGACAACACGGGCGGCGGATCGCCGGGCGACGGCACCGCCATGCTGCGGACCTTCATCGAAGCGGGGCTCGAGGACGCCTGCGTCCTCTATATCGTCGATCCGGAGGCGGTGGACCAGTGCATGGACGCCGGGGTGGGCGCCACGATCACGCTGGACGTCGGGGGGAAATCCACGCCGCTACAGGGCGAACCGGTGACCATGACGGCGGAAGTACTGGCCCTTTCTGACGGCAGGTTCCGGTACCACGGCCCCATGCTCGCGGGTCTTGAGGGTACGATGGGACCCTCCGCCCACATCCGGCAGGAGGGGGTTCATGTCATCCTCGTGAACGAGCGCGAGCAGCCCTTCGACACGGCCTTTTCCGAATCTCTCGGTCTGGATCCCCGGGAAATGCGCTACATCGGGGTCAAGTCCTCCGCCCATTTCCGGGCCGGATTCGAACCCTGGGCAGGCGCCATTCACGTGGTGACGGAGCCCGGCGTGCATGACATGGCCACATTGACCTTCCACCGGCTTGGAAGGAAACTCTATCCACTGGATGGCGCGCAGGAATGACGGAATGATTCCGGCGGACCGCCGGCACGCGTTTGGGCAAGACCCTTACGGAAACGAAACATGAGCACATCGGCCGAGAAAATCGATGCCGCTTCGATCTGGTTCGATCACCAGACACTGATCAGGAACGTGGACGTCCTGCTCACGGTCTACGACCAGGCCGCGCAGGGCGTGCTGGACCTGGCGAACAGCGAGGGTTATTTCGAAGGCGTCGATCCGGATCTGCTGAAGTGGCCGCCTTCGCGGACGCCCGGCGGAACGATCGGGCTGGAGGGACTCGGTTACCGCGCGAAGCTGATCGGCGCGATATACGAAGGGGTTCCCCTCCTTCGCGACCAGCGGATGGGCGAGGCCTACGACCAGTTCCGGCGGGTCGCCCCCGATTATTACCAGTCGGTCCAGCTATACGCCCGCGTGAGAGAGCAGTTCCTGCGGAACGAGCAGGACGCGAACGCCCAGTTCCTCGAACTCTACCAGACCATCTATGTCGAGGCCCTCCGGGCGAGCAACGTGTTCACGCCGGACGAGGGCGAGGCGGCCCTGGCCGGGGCCAGGCTTTCCCGCGTTCCCCTGTCTCACGCCCAGCCCGTCGCCGAGAAGCTCAAGGACATCGTGCCGGAGGACGACCCCATCTGGCAGGCCGAGTACGAATGCTCGCTCGATGGAAAGGAAACCCGTTCGACGCTCAGGGACATTTTCCAGAACACCGCGCAGAAGACGCTCGAATACCTGGCCGCCGGTGAGCTGCTCGCCGTTCGCTACAATACCTATACCAACTTCGCGTGGTTCGGCTGCGCGGTGTGGAAGATCATCAGCGACGCCGAGCTGCTGGCCGAGTTCTGCCGCCGGCACGTCCCGAGCAAATACATTCAGCGCAAGATCGACGGCATACAGGAGGATATCCTGCTCGGCCAGGCCATGATGGTGGAGTTCTTCCAGGCGCACCAGGAGAACCCCGCGCAACTCAAGCCGACCGGGTACTGGTACGGCCATCACTATACGAGCCTTACGCGGGACATGATCGACCAGACCAACTCGCTGATGGAAAAGTGCAACCTGGTCATCTACCGGATCAACCAGCACATGAAGGACAATGAGGACGCGGCGAAGATTCCCGACGAACTCGCCTCCATGCTGGAGCCCATGGTGGTGCCGCCCCTGCTGGACCGGTCCGCCACGGGCAATTTCCTGGAGTATCCGCACGTGGGGCGCAACGCCCGTTATTCTCCCGTCAAGCGCGCCACCAGGCTCACCCGGTGGATCGGGGCCTCCTGGCGGTACGTCCGGAACAAACTCGAGATCGAGGAAGAGGGCCTGGACGAGCAGGAGCAGCTCGAAGCCGCATGGCACAACAGCCTCACCTGGTCCGAAAGGACGCTGAAGATCTTCGGCATTACGGTCAAGGTGCACGTTGACCCGATGGTCGGCGAACTCGCCCGCGTGCTCAAGCTGCACGAGGGCCGCTACAAGGTTCTGTTCTTTCCCACCCACCAGAGCGTATTCGACCACCCCGTCATGTACAAGGTGCTTCAGTCCCGCGTCCTGCTGGATGCCCTGGGCTGGGAGGACTCCCGTCCCTGCACCATCCTGTCCCGGTCGGGACTGACGGAGTACGTGACGCTGCGCCTGGGTTCATGGAGCACGACGTTGTTCGGCGTGAATGCCGCGGAGTTCGACCGCCTGCTCGAGGAAGTCGACGGTTACGTGGTCCTGCCCCGCGCGGGAGATACCAACAACGCGACCCGGCGATTCGCCGAACTGCTGGAGAAACGCCCGGGCATCATTTACGCCGCGGGCACCACGGCGGCATTCGACATCCAGTCCATACCCCTGCAGCACGGTCTTTTCAGCAAGATTCCGCCCGACGTCGTACTCATTCCTATGGCATTCAGGGGCATTCATTCCATCTGGCCCAAGTGTCCCAGGCGGAACATACGCATAAACCCGGGTCAGGTCGAGGTCGTGGTGGCGCCGCCCATGATGGGGGAAACCACGCTGTTCCCCCGGCGGCGGTCGCTCAGGCCCCAGATTGAACCGGCGGCGCTGTTCCAGGCCGTACAACTCGTTCACCTGCTCAACCCGAATCATCGACCATGACCGCGTCCGTTACCGGTCACGGACCAACCAGGTAGAATCAGGATGAACCCGTTACGAATCCTCTGTTACATCTGGCTGACCTCCGCGCTTGTGTGGTCGCAGGCCGGGGACGCCTGCGCCGCCCGGGTCGATGTCATCAGGCTGACCGGCCCCATCGGTCCGGTCAGCGTCCAGCATGTGTCGGCGGCGATCGAGCGGGCCGAAAACGACCGCTCTGAATGCCTGGTGATCATGCTCGACACGCCCGGCGGTCTCCTCGAATCCACCCAGTTGATCATCAAGGACATGCTCGCGTCCAACGTGCCCGTCGTGGTCTACGTGGCGCCCAGCGGCGCGGGCGCCGGCTCCGCGGGCGTGTTCATCACCATGAGCGCCCACGTCGCCGCCATGGCGCCGGGCACGAGCATCGGAGCGGCCAGCCCGGTCGGTATCGGGGGCGCGGTGGCGGACTCGACCATGCAGGAGAAGATCGAGAACTTCTCCGTGAGCTATATCCGTTCCATCGCCGAGAAGCACGGCCGTAACGCGGACTGGGCGGAACAGGCGGTCCGGAAGGCCGAGGCCCTGACCGACCGGGAAGCCGTGGAGCAGAACGTCGTGGACCTGAATGTCGCCACGCTGGACTCCCTGCTCGTTCGGATCGACGGCACTGTCGTCGAAGTCCGCGAAGGCAGCCGGGTATTGCGCACGAAGGATGCCGAGGTCCAGATAAAGGAAATGAGCTGGCATCACCGGGTGCTGAACGTCCTCTCCAATCCCAACATCGCCTATCTCCTGATGATGCTCGGGTTCTACGGGCTCATCTACGAGTTCATCAACCCCGGGGCCATTTTTCCCGGCGTCGTGGGCGGCATGTGCATCGTCATCGGACTCTTCGCCCTGCAGACGCTGCCCATCAACTACGCAGGACTCCTGCTCCTCCTGCTCGGACTGGGACTGTTCGTCACGGAACTGTTCGTGGCCAGCGGCGGGCTCCTGACCCTCGGCGGGGCCATTTCCTTCACGATCGGTTCGATGATGCTCATTGACTCGCCCGATCCTTATCTTCGCATTTCCCTGTATGCCATCATTCCGGCCGTGATCGCAACCGCGGCATTCACGCTGTTCGCCGTGGGCTACGCGCTGAAGGCCCAGAAGCGGCGCACGACCACGGGCGACCAGGGACTGATCGGAGAGACGGGCCACGCGCGCACGGCCGTGGATTCCCGGACCGGAAACGTCTTCGTTCACGGCGAGTACTGGTCCGCGACAAGCGACACGCCCATCGAACCCGGCACCCCGGTCCGGGTCGTCAGGCTCGATGGGCTGCGACTGAAGGTAGAAAGCCTGGATTCAGGTACGGACGCAACGAAACAAGGGGAGGACGCCCATGTGGTTTGACGGATTTTCGCTATCGACGATCGTACTCGTGCTGTTCCTCATCATCCTCTTCACGAACGCGGTCAAGATCCTCCGCGAGTACGAGCGGGGCGTGGTCTTCCGGCTGGGCCGCCTTTCCAAGGCCCTGATCGGCAAGAACGGACCGGGCATCGTGATCCTGATCCCCGGCATCGACAAGATGGAGAAGGTGAGCCTGCGCACCGTGACCAAGGACGTGCCGGCCCAGGACGTGATCACGCGGGACAACGTGTCCATCAAGGTGAACGCGGTGATCTACTTCCGGGTCCTGGACCCGGAGAAGGCGATCACCGAGGTAGAGGATTTTCTGCTGGCGACCCATCAGCTGGCCCAGACCTCGCTGCGGAGCGTACTCGGTCAGGTGGAACTGGACGACCTGCTTTCCAACCGGGACAAGATCAACGAGGACCTGCAACTCCTGCTGGACCAGCAGACCGAACCGTGGGGCATCAAGGTGTCCATGGTCGTCATCAAGAACGTCGACCTGCCCATCGAGATGCAGCGGGCCATGGCCAAGCAGGCGGAAGCGGAGCGGGAACGCCGGGCCAAGGTGATCAACGCCCTGGGCGAGCAGCAGGCCGCCGAGAAACTCTCCGAGGCCGCCCACGTCATGGGCACCCATCCGGTGGCCGTGCAACTGCGTTACCTCCAGACCCTGTCGGTCGTGGCGGCGGAGAACAACTCCACCACGCTGTTCCCCGTCCCCATCGACCTTTTCAAGCCCTTCGTGGACGCCTTGAGACCAGCGATCTCGGGTGACTCGCCGGAGACGGATTCCGGCGCACCGGAGCGCAGGGGTCAGGAGGATGGATAGCATACGAGATTCCTCGACGGGATTTCGACTAAATCGGTCAACATGCCATAGTTCGCCAACCAGGAAAGAGGGAACTTACGATGACCGATTTACAAGGAATGACCCCGATCAAGGACTGGCCCGAGGACGAAAAACCCAGAGAACGGCTGCTTAGATACGGAATCCATACCCTTTCGGACACGGAGCTGATCGCGCTGTTGCTGCGTACCGGGAACGGTTCCGGGGGGAAGGACGTCATTGACATTTCCCGGGACCTGCTGCAGCATTTCGGCGGACTGCGCCACCTCGCCACCCGGGAGATGAGCGAGTTGTGCCAGGTGTCGGGCGTGGGACCTGTCAAGGCGGCCCAGATCGCCTCCGCCATCGAAATCGGCCGCCGGCTCGAAGCGCAGGACATGGAACAGAAGTCCTTCGTTTCGAGCACCGACGTGGCGCGCTACTTCATGCCGAGACTCCGGGACCTGCGCAAGGAGGTCTTCATGGTCCTGATGCTCGACGCGCGCAACTGCCTGATCCGCGGCGTGACCGTATCGGTGGGCAGTCTTACCGCGAGCATCGTCCACCCCCGGGAAGTGTTCAAACCCGCCATTCTCGATTCCGCCGCCTCAGTGATCTTCGTGCACAACCACCCCAGCGGCGATCCCACACCGAGCCAGGACGACCTCAAGATTACCGCGCAGCTCGTCGACGCGGGCCAGATGATCGATATCAAGGTGCTGGATCATATCATCATAGGCCGAAAGTCCTTTACCAGTCTTGCCGGCAAGGGG includes these proteins:
- a CDS encoding MlrC C-terminal domain-containing protein; protein product: CGSIATCFPLADIPHMGASVYIVTDDDQEMAQRYADELGEYLYDRRADWHFHMPSTKEALDRVHEEALFPAVLADRNDNTGGGSPGDGTAMLRTFIEAGLEDACVLYIVDPEAVDQCMDAGVGATITLDVGGKSTPLQGEPVTMTAEVLALSDGRFRYHGPMLAGLEGTMGPSAHIRQEGVHVILVNEREQPFDTAFSESLGLDPREMRYIGVKSSAHFRAGFEPWAGAIHVVTEPGVHDMATLTFHRLGRKLYPLDGAQE
- a CDS encoding nodulation protein NfeD, with amino-acid sequence MNPLRILCYIWLTSALVWSQAGDACAARVDVIRLTGPIGPVSVQHVSAAIERAENDRSECLVIMLDTPGGLLESTQLIIKDMLASNVPVVVYVAPSGAGAGSAGVFITMSAHVAAMAPGTSIGAASPVGIGGAVADSTMQEKIENFSVSYIRSIAEKHGRNADWAEQAVRKAEALTDREAVEQNVVDLNVATLDSLLVRIDGTVVEVREGSRVLRTKDAEVQIKEMSWHHRVLNVLSNPNIAYLLMMLGFYGLIYEFINPGAIFPGVVGGMCIVIGLFALQTLPINYAGLLLLLLGLGLFVTELFVASGGLLTLGGAISFTIGSMMLIDSPDPYLRISLYAIIPAVIATAAFTLFAVGYALKAQKRRTTTGDQGLIGETGHARTAVDSRTGNVFVHGEYWSATSDTPIEPGTPVRVVRLDGLRLKVESLDSGTDATKQGEDAHVV
- a CDS encoding slipin family protein, translated to MWFDGFSLSTIVLVLFLIILFTNAVKILREYERGVVFRLGRLSKALIGKNGPGIVILIPGIDKMEKVSLRTVTKDVPAQDVITRDNVSIKVNAVIYFRVLDPEKAITEVEDFLLATHQLAQTSLRSVLGQVELDDLLSNRDKINEDLQLLLDQQTEPWGIKVSMVVIKNVDLPIEMQRAMAKQAEAERERRAKVINALGEQQAAEKLSEAAHVMGTHPVAVQLRYLQTLSVVAAENNSTTLFPVPIDLFKPFVDALRPAISGDSPETDSGAPERRGQEDG
- the radC gene encoding DNA repair protein RadC, with protein sequence MTDLQGMTPIKDWPEDEKPRERLLRYGIHTLSDTELIALLLRTGNGSGGKDVIDISRDLLQHFGGLRHLATREMSELCQVSGVGPVKAAQIASAIEIGRRLEAQDMEQKSFVSSTDVARYFMPRLRDLRKEVFMVLMLDARNCLIRGVTVSVGSLTASIVHPREVFKPAILDSAASVIFVHNHPSGDPTPSQDDLKITAQLVDAGQMIDIKVLDHIIIGRKSFTSLAGKGLI